The window CCCGTCCCCGTGGCTTGAGGGGCAGCGCGGGGAGTTCCGGGGCGCGGAGCCGGGCGCCGTCGTAGCCGTGGACCTCGCCGAAGCGGGTGGTGGTCATCCAGTCCTCGCGGGCCTGGAGGATCTCCTCACCGGATCGGCCGATGAAGTTCCACCACATATCACGGTTCTGCCGTTTCGTCCCAGGTCAGGGGCGTGATCGACCATCCAGCGTCAGCAAAAGGTCAGCAAGGCGCCCGGAGGTCGAAAACCATGGCAACCACCAACCTCATCCGCGGCATGGGCAGCGTCTTCAAGGAGTGCGAACACCCCGAGTCACGGTGGTCGCGCTGCCCGCACGAGTACAAGATCCGCTTCCGCAACGCAGCCGGGAAGCAGAGCGAGGAGTCCGGCTTCACCACCCAGGACAAGGCCAAGGCCCGCCTCGCCGAGGTCTACCAGACCCGCAAGAACAGCCCGCAGAGCCAGCGCAAGGCGGAACGCATCCAGAAGTACGGCCCGATGCAGTTCGGCGACTACGTCGCCGAGTGGAAGCCCAGCCAGCGCGACCTCAGCCCGGCCTCCGTACGGCACCTCGACTCACTGCTGGAGCACCACCTCTACCCCGCCTTCCGAAGCCGGCGGATGGGCACCTTCGACCACAAGGTCGTCGAGGCGTTCATCCAGACCATGGAGCGCAACGGCACCGGCCTCGCCACCCAGGCCAACGCCTTCGACAAGCTGAAGGCAATCCTCCTGGACGCCCACCGGCTCGGCCTCTACGACGACAACCCGCTCACCGGCGTCAAGCCCCCGCAGTACGACCCCAAGCGCACCGTCATCCCGTCCCCCGCCAAGCTCCAAGAGATACGCGCCGCCGGCGACGACATGTTCCTCCTCGTCGCCGACCTGATGAGCGGCTGCGGCATGCGCAACGGCGAAGCCCTGGCCGTCAACCTCAACAACATCGTCGCCGACGACATCTACCGGATCACCGAACAGGTCAACCAGACCACCAAGACCTACGCACCCCTCAAGCACCGCAAGGCCGGCGACTACCGCGACGTCCCCCTCCCCGCCCGGGTCAAGCACAGCATCGAGTGGTACGCGGACAAGTACGGCACCGTCGACGGCTACCTGCTCCGGCACCCCAAGGACCTGAGCAGGCCCCTGCCCAACCACTACCTCGACAACCAGTGGCGACGGATCAAGCAGGACGGCACCGTCGAGATCCCCGAAGGCATGGTCGTCTAC of the Kitasatospora sp. NBC_01246 genome contains:
- a CDS encoding tyrosine-type recombinase/integrase gives rise to the protein MATTNLIRGMGSVFKECEHPESRWSRCPHEYKIRFRNAAGKQSEESGFTTQDKAKARLAEVYQTRKNSPQSQRKAERIQKYGPMQFGDYVAEWKPSQRDLSPASVRHLDSLLEHHLYPAFRSRRMGTFDHKVVEAFIQTMERNGTGLATQANAFDKLKAILLDAHRLGLYDDNPLTGVKPPQYDPKRTVIPSPAKLQEIRAAGDDMFLLVADLMSGCGMRNGEALAVNLNNIVADDIYRITEQVNQTTKTYAPLKHRKAGDYRDVPLPARVKHSIEWYADKYGTVDGYLLRHPKDLSRPLPNHYLDNQWRRIKQDGTVEIPEGMVVYGFRHFFASNCLTHNIPITDVAEWMGHRSLDITFKIYRHLMPGSIGRAAQVLDLGLAA